In the Acanthopagrus latus isolate v.2019 chromosome 23, fAcaLat1.1, whole genome shotgun sequence genome, one interval contains:
- the ubn2b gene encoding ubinuclein-2b isoform X1, whose protein sequence is MAEPRKVPFVTISSFNTSPPTPESSKKRRREDEAVDITFGKDGGGSAAAVGSGGGGDPFGNTKGGDAETREAKPTVRLNLPLTEPNERASAEFNYGELVNSTLTQVKLPGSTVPKGLAPPLDPTDPFADDDRERREVEELARKFESKYGAAPKKKKKDRMQDLIDIGYGYDETDPFIDNSEAYDELVPASLTTKHGGFYINTGTLQFRAASDSEGENAGAEDNHFKKMKDGEERVIKKRRKKQEGGILEEKKPRKNKVPKPGVSALNVHRPEKKKRKKLMKDSIHLANMLRRFTREKEEMRKKNIVAAGLPRATTKVPNANSALLNAHPKAASGNDCNIADLSADPAVMSLLGSANNDILQDMMGDLDFGMLDSPQPSSPVQGENGSFGMGHKAGAGRVLQGSALTPPPLPSGLPGPLAKRIEDLRAASRLFDEEGRKKFFTLDMNNILLDIELQVQEQPAEVRSAVYSHLEAFVPCNKEALLKRLKKLSLNIQDDRLRTPLLKLKLAVCSVMPEQIARYNMDCIAKVAKQQSEEGEKNGSEDDDEEKPGKRVMGPRKKFLWDDKLRALLCNLVRVKLGCYELEGKNSLSLEDYLKAFMETEVKPLWPKGWMQARMLFKESTMAHGHLTGYTAKKKMVPTPKAKPKEAVWVQRATPSPAGQVAKRPPQSPAEPICLDSLDEDLTAPSLDSISQALAILGNAAKGLAHGDSPPSPDGPKPTTNPPTLHPSSIIQQQKKNSVNTPSSSAPHYISTSSSSSTSLSRPPSIVSSPLPSARVDGMGVIKGTVQAHRHSVLNTQRTLGVGVAKANMPASASPPKPRPPPTASPLVAPGSKLGLSTPHSSLLKGSNNNKVNSGDTLIITSPQSRPHTLTSPSHMTPKTFQTPRLPLTPQSKSSPSTTLSQTLPGVQPQPRPQSNFITPMHATLTKSTHSSVPPIIKLTPRTPSPAVTTTTSVSPSISITPRSQATPTIHQYTPKSPAGFRPPFSGAQGGATKPGQGSYTSPGSQKTPNNNNSTTNTSLINTISISKHSGSSASPTVASASPGQRPRPGGGTPQGAKSVVSVPSSSVSSQLPQVSTAGSGGLLSSATSLPLGFGMLGGLVPVSLPFQFPPLLNLPPLGAAGSSAASSGSAASSNASFSTLTQNLYKSLQSGSQVALPPHLQLAFSDVSQTQGGDAKRKTL, encoded by the exons GTAAAGCTTCCAGGTTCAACAGTCCCCAAAGGACTCGCTCCTCCCCTGGACCCCACCGACCCCTTCGCTGACGATGACAGGGAGAGACGGGAGGTAGAGGAGCTGGCCAGGAAATTTGAGAGCAAATAT GGTGCCGccccaaagaagaagaaaaaggacagGATGCAGGATCTCATCGACATCGGCTACGGCTACGATGAGACCGACCCTTTCATAGACAATTCAGAGGCT TACGACGAGCTGGTACCGGCTTCACTCACCACAAAACACGGAGGCTTCTACATCAACACGGGCACGCTGCAGTTCAGAGCAGCATCGGACTCTGAAGGAGAAAATGCAGGCGCCGAGGATAATCACTTCAAG AAGATGAAAGACGGTGAGGAGCGGGTGATAAAGAAACGTCGCAAAAAGCAAGAGGGTGGAATTCTTGAGGAGAAGAAACCCAGAAAGAATAAAGTACCAAAGCCCGG AGTTTCTGCTCTGAATGTTCATCggcctgaaaagaaaaagaggaagaagctgatGAAGGATTCCATCCACCTGGCCAACATGCTGCGTCGCTTcaccagggagaaagaggagatgCGCAAAAAGAACATAGTTGCAGCTGGTCTGCCACGAGCCACCACCAAAGTGCCCAACGCCAACAGTGCACTCCTCAACGCCCACCCCAAGGCTGCCAGCGGCAACGACTGCAACATAGCCGACCTTTCCGCCGACCCGGCCGTGATGTCGCTGCTGGGCTCGGCCAATAACGACATACTGCAGGACATGATGGGCGACCTGGACTTCGGGATGCTGGACTCTCCTCAGCCCTCCAGTCCGGTGCAGGGCGAGAACGGCTCGTTCGGGATGGGACATAAAGCGGGCGCCGGCAGAGTGTTGCAGGGTAGCGCGTtgacccctcctcctctgcccagTGGACTCCCAGGCCCACTCGCAAAACGCATTGAAGACCTGAGAGCG GCATCCCGTCTATTCGATGAAGAGGGCAGGAAGAAATTCTTCACGTTGGACATGAACAACATCCTGCTGGA tatCGAGCTGCAGGTTCAGGAGCAGCCTGCAGAGGTGCGTTCAGCCGTCTACTCTCACCTGGAGGCCTTTGTGCCCTGCAATAAAGAAGCTCTGCTCAAACGCCTTAAGAAGCTCAGCCTCAACATTcag GACGACCGCCTTCGAACGCCTCTGCTGAAGCTGAAACTGGCAGTGTGCAGTGTGATGCCGGAGCAGATTGCTCGATACAACATGGACTGCATCGCTAAAGTGGCAAA ACAACAgtctgaggagggagagaagaatgGCTCAGAGGATGATGACGAGGAGAAACCAGGGAAGAGGGTGATGGGCCCTCGAAAGAAGTTTCTCTGGGACGACAAACTCAG GGCGTTGCTGTGTAACCTGGTGCGGGTGAAGCTGGGCTGCTATGAGCTGGAGGGCAAGAACTCGCTGTCTCTAGAAGACTACCTCAAAGCCTTCATGGAGACTGAAGTGAAACCTCTCTGGCCTAAAGGCTGGATGCAGGCCAG GATGCTGTTCAAAGAGAGCACCATGGCTCACGGTCACCTCACAGGCTACAC agcaaagaaaaagatgGTCCCTACTCCCAAGGCAAAGCCAAAG GAGGCTGTGTGGGTTCAAAGGGCCACACCCTCCCCTGCAGGCCAGGTTGCCAAGCGACCGCCCCAGTCACCGGCTGAGCCCATATGTCTCGATTCCCTCGACGAGGACCTGACGGCTCCCTCCTTGGACTCCATCTCCCAGGCCCTGGCAATCCTCGGCAACGCAGCCAAGGGCCTGGCCCACGGGGACAGCCCCCCATCCCCGGATGGACCCAAGCCCACCACCAACCCCCCCACTCTCCACCCCTCGTCAATCATccagcaacagaaaaagaacTCTGTCAACACTCCCAGCTCCAGCGCACCTCACTACATCTCTACCTCTTcgtcttcctccacctctctgtctcgGCCTCCATCCATCGTGTCCTCCCCTCTGCCCTCAGCGAGGGTGGATGGGATGGGGGTGATTAAGGGTACAGTGCAGGCGCACAGACACTCGGTATTGAACACTCAGAGAACTTTGGGTGTGGGCGTGGCTAAAGCCAACATGCCTGCCTCAGCGTCGCCACCTAAACCACGTCCACCACCCACTGCGTCCCCGCTCGTGGCCCCCGGATCAAAGTTGGGCCTCTCCACTCCCCACTCTAGCCTCCTCAAAGGCAGCAATAATAACAAAGTCAATAGTGGTGACACACTCATCATCACATCGCCTCAGTCTCGTCCACACACCCTCACATCCCCCTCACACATGACCCCCAAAACCTTCCAGACGCCTCGCCTTCCCCTGACCCCGCAGAGTAAatcctccccctccaccaccctcTCTCAGACGCTCCCTGGAGTTCAGCCCCAGCCCCGGCCTCAGTCCAACTTCATCACCCCTATGCACGCGACTCTCACCAAGTCCACCCACAGCAGCGTCCCGCCCATCATCAAGCTCACCCCCCGCACCCCCAGTCCTGCTGTGACCACTACCACCTCAgtctccccctccatctccataACCCCCAGGTCTCAGGCAACCCCCACCATACACCAGTACACTCCCAAAAGCCCAGCAGGGTTCCGCCCGCCGTTCTCAGGTGCCCAAGGAGGAGCAACCAAGCCGGGGCAAGGCAGCTACACTTCTCCAGGCAGCCAGAAGacccccaacaacaacaacagcaccacCAACACCAGCCTTATTAACACCATATCCATAAGCAAGCATTCAGGATCCAGTGCCTCCCCCACAGTGGCCTCTGCCAGCCCAGGGCAGCGTCCGAGGCCCGGGGGTGGGACACCTCAGGGGGCCAAGTCAGTCGTGTCTGTCCCATCGTCATCGGTCTCTTCTCAGTTGCCACAG GTCTCCACGGCGGGCAGCGGAGGTCTGCTCAGCTCAGCTACGTCTCTTCCCCTGGGCTTTGGGATGCTGGGGGGCCTGGTGCCCGTGTCCCTGCCTTTCCAGTTCCCTCCGCTGCTCAACCTGCCTCCGCTGGGGGCAGCAGGCTCCAGTGCAGCATCCAGCGGCTCCGCAGCCAGTAGCAATGCATCGTTCTCCACCCTGACCCAGA ATCTGTATAAGAGTCTCCAGTCAGGGTCTCAGGTTGCTCTGCCTCCTCACTTGCAGCTCGCTTTCTCAG ATGTCAGTCAGACCCAGGGAGGAGATGCTAAGAGGAAAACTCTATGA
- the ubn2b gene encoding ubinuclein-2b isoform X2 yields MAEPRKVPFVTISSFNTSPPTPESSKKRRREDEAVDITFGKDGGGSAAAVGSGGGGDPFGNTKGGDAETREAKPTVRLNLPLTEPNERASAEFNYGELVNSTLTQVKLPGSTVPKGLAPPLDPTDPFADDDRERREVEELARKFESKYGAAPKKKKKDRMQDLIDIGYGYDETDPFIDNSEAYDELVPASLTTKHGGFYINTGTLQFRAASDSEGENAGAEDNHFKKMKDGEERVIKKRRKKQEGGILEEKKPRKNKVPKPGVSALNVHRPEKKKRKKLMKDSIHLANMLRRFTREKEEMRKKNIVAAGLPRATTKVPNANSALLNAHPKAASGNDCNIADLSADPAVMSLLGSANNDILQDMMGDLDFGMLDSPQPSSPVQGENGSFGMGHKAGAGRVLQGSALTPPPLPSGLPGPLAKRIEDLRAASRLFDEEGRKKFFTLDMNNILLDIELQVQEQPAEVRSAVYSHLEAFVPCNKEALLKRLKKLSLNIQDDRLRTPLLKLKLAVCSVMPEQIARYNMDCIAKVAKQQSEEGEKNGSEDDDEEKPGKRVMGPRKKFLWDDKLRALLCNLVRVKLGCYELEGKNSLSLEDYLKAFMETEVKPLWPKGWMQARMLFKESTMAHGHLTGYTAKKKMVPTPKAKPKEAVWVQRATPSPAGQVAKRPPQSPAEPICLDSLDEDLTAPSLDSISQALAILGNAAKGLAHGDSPPSPDGPKPTTNPPTLHPSSIIQQQKKNSVNTPSSSAPHYISTSSSSSTSLSRPPSIVSSPLPSARVDGMGVIKGTVQAHRHSVLNTQRTLGVGVAKANMPASASPPKPRPPPTASPLVAPGSKLGLSTPHSSLLKGSNNNKVNSGDTLIITSPQSRPHTLTSPSHMTPKTFQTPRLPLTPQSKSSPSTTLSQTLPGVQPQPRPQSNFITPMHATLTKSTHSSVPPIIKLTPRTPSPAVTTTTSVSPSISITPRSQATPTIHQYTPKSPAGFRPPFSGAQGGATKPGQGSYTSPGSQKTPNNNNSTTNTSLINTISISKHSGSSASPTVASASPGQRPRPGGGTPQGAKSVVSVPSSSVSSQLPQVSTAGSGGLLSSATSLPLGFGMLGGLVPVSLPFQFPPLLNLPPLGAAGSSAASSGSAASSNASFSTLTQNVSQTQGGDAKRKTL; encoded by the exons GTAAAGCTTCCAGGTTCAACAGTCCCCAAAGGACTCGCTCCTCCCCTGGACCCCACCGACCCCTTCGCTGACGATGACAGGGAGAGACGGGAGGTAGAGGAGCTGGCCAGGAAATTTGAGAGCAAATAT GGTGCCGccccaaagaagaagaaaaaggacagGATGCAGGATCTCATCGACATCGGCTACGGCTACGATGAGACCGACCCTTTCATAGACAATTCAGAGGCT TACGACGAGCTGGTACCGGCTTCACTCACCACAAAACACGGAGGCTTCTACATCAACACGGGCACGCTGCAGTTCAGAGCAGCATCGGACTCTGAAGGAGAAAATGCAGGCGCCGAGGATAATCACTTCAAG AAGATGAAAGACGGTGAGGAGCGGGTGATAAAGAAACGTCGCAAAAAGCAAGAGGGTGGAATTCTTGAGGAGAAGAAACCCAGAAAGAATAAAGTACCAAAGCCCGG AGTTTCTGCTCTGAATGTTCATCggcctgaaaagaaaaagaggaagaagctgatGAAGGATTCCATCCACCTGGCCAACATGCTGCGTCGCTTcaccagggagaaagaggagatgCGCAAAAAGAACATAGTTGCAGCTGGTCTGCCACGAGCCACCACCAAAGTGCCCAACGCCAACAGTGCACTCCTCAACGCCCACCCCAAGGCTGCCAGCGGCAACGACTGCAACATAGCCGACCTTTCCGCCGACCCGGCCGTGATGTCGCTGCTGGGCTCGGCCAATAACGACATACTGCAGGACATGATGGGCGACCTGGACTTCGGGATGCTGGACTCTCCTCAGCCCTCCAGTCCGGTGCAGGGCGAGAACGGCTCGTTCGGGATGGGACATAAAGCGGGCGCCGGCAGAGTGTTGCAGGGTAGCGCGTtgacccctcctcctctgcccagTGGACTCCCAGGCCCACTCGCAAAACGCATTGAAGACCTGAGAGCG GCATCCCGTCTATTCGATGAAGAGGGCAGGAAGAAATTCTTCACGTTGGACATGAACAACATCCTGCTGGA tatCGAGCTGCAGGTTCAGGAGCAGCCTGCAGAGGTGCGTTCAGCCGTCTACTCTCACCTGGAGGCCTTTGTGCCCTGCAATAAAGAAGCTCTGCTCAAACGCCTTAAGAAGCTCAGCCTCAACATTcag GACGACCGCCTTCGAACGCCTCTGCTGAAGCTGAAACTGGCAGTGTGCAGTGTGATGCCGGAGCAGATTGCTCGATACAACATGGACTGCATCGCTAAAGTGGCAAA ACAACAgtctgaggagggagagaagaatgGCTCAGAGGATGATGACGAGGAGAAACCAGGGAAGAGGGTGATGGGCCCTCGAAAGAAGTTTCTCTGGGACGACAAACTCAG GGCGTTGCTGTGTAACCTGGTGCGGGTGAAGCTGGGCTGCTATGAGCTGGAGGGCAAGAACTCGCTGTCTCTAGAAGACTACCTCAAAGCCTTCATGGAGACTGAAGTGAAACCTCTCTGGCCTAAAGGCTGGATGCAGGCCAG GATGCTGTTCAAAGAGAGCACCATGGCTCACGGTCACCTCACAGGCTACAC agcaaagaaaaagatgGTCCCTACTCCCAAGGCAAAGCCAAAG GAGGCTGTGTGGGTTCAAAGGGCCACACCCTCCCCTGCAGGCCAGGTTGCCAAGCGACCGCCCCAGTCACCGGCTGAGCCCATATGTCTCGATTCCCTCGACGAGGACCTGACGGCTCCCTCCTTGGACTCCATCTCCCAGGCCCTGGCAATCCTCGGCAACGCAGCCAAGGGCCTGGCCCACGGGGACAGCCCCCCATCCCCGGATGGACCCAAGCCCACCACCAACCCCCCCACTCTCCACCCCTCGTCAATCATccagcaacagaaaaagaacTCTGTCAACACTCCCAGCTCCAGCGCACCTCACTACATCTCTACCTCTTcgtcttcctccacctctctgtctcgGCCTCCATCCATCGTGTCCTCCCCTCTGCCCTCAGCGAGGGTGGATGGGATGGGGGTGATTAAGGGTACAGTGCAGGCGCACAGACACTCGGTATTGAACACTCAGAGAACTTTGGGTGTGGGCGTGGCTAAAGCCAACATGCCTGCCTCAGCGTCGCCACCTAAACCACGTCCACCACCCACTGCGTCCCCGCTCGTGGCCCCCGGATCAAAGTTGGGCCTCTCCACTCCCCACTCTAGCCTCCTCAAAGGCAGCAATAATAACAAAGTCAATAGTGGTGACACACTCATCATCACATCGCCTCAGTCTCGTCCACACACCCTCACATCCCCCTCACACATGACCCCCAAAACCTTCCAGACGCCTCGCCTTCCCCTGACCCCGCAGAGTAAatcctccccctccaccaccctcTCTCAGACGCTCCCTGGAGTTCAGCCCCAGCCCCGGCCTCAGTCCAACTTCATCACCCCTATGCACGCGACTCTCACCAAGTCCACCCACAGCAGCGTCCCGCCCATCATCAAGCTCACCCCCCGCACCCCCAGTCCTGCTGTGACCACTACCACCTCAgtctccccctccatctccataACCCCCAGGTCTCAGGCAACCCCCACCATACACCAGTACACTCCCAAAAGCCCAGCAGGGTTCCGCCCGCCGTTCTCAGGTGCCCAAGGAGGAGCAACCAAGCCGGGGCAAGGCAGCTACACTTCTCCAGGCAGCCAGAAGacccccaacaacaacaacagcaccacCAACACCAGCCTTATTAACACCATATCCATAAGCAAGCATTCAGGATCCAGTGCCTCCCCCACAGTGGCCTCTGCCAGCCCAGGGCAGCGTCCGAGGCCCGGGGGTGGGACACCTCAGGGGGCCAAGTCAGTCGTGTCTGTCCCATCGTCATCGGTCTCTTCTCAGTTGCCACAG GTCTCCACGGCGGGCAGCGGAGGTCTGCTCAGCTCAGCTACGTCTCTTCCCCTGGGCTTTGGGATGCTGGGGGGCCTGGTGCCCGTGTCCCTGCCTTTCCAGTTCCCTCCGCTGCTCAACCTGCCTCCGCTGGGGGCAGCAGGCTCCAGTGCAGCATCCAGCGGCTCCGCAGCCAGTAGCAATGCATCGTTCTCCACCCTGACCCAGA ATGTCAGTCAGACCCAGGGAGGAGATGCTAAGAGGAAAACTCTATGA
- the trir gene encoding telomerase RNA component interacting RNase — MDSKRAHGKPQASGGGSSSGDSSPASPSGSPAPTAGKAPVPGGNAFANDGSFMEMFKKKMEEEKRKKEMQETGGETRATEQGQASVEKRPPPVTSFVGKRRGGVFLKTGMVAKKQKNDTDVEPGKSDAWTKYMAEVKKYKAHQCGDDDKTRPLVK; from the exons ATGGATTCAAAGCGGGCACACGGCAAACCTCAGGCaagcggcggcggcagcagcagcggcgacTCGAGCCCCGCGTCCCCCTCGGGCAGCCCCGCGCCCACGGCTGGCAAAGCCCCGGTGCCCGGGGGAAACGCGTTCGCCAACGACGGCAGCTTCATGGAGATGTtcaagaagaagatggaggaggagaagaggaaaaaggagatgCAGGAAACGGGTGGAGAGACGAGAGCCACCGAACAAGGACAGGCATCTGTGGAAAAGAGGCCGCCTCCCGTGACGAGCTTT GTGGGGAAGCGCAGAGGAGGAGTGTTCCTAAAGACCGGCATGGTTGCGAAGAAGCAGAAAAACGACACAGAC gtcGAGCCAGGCAAGAGCGATGCTTGGACAAAGTACATGGCTGAGGTCAAAAAGTACAAAGCCCACCAGTGTGGCGACGACGATAAGACCAGGCCTCTGGTCAAGTAG